The genomic DNA GAGAAATCAATGCTTAGTTTACCCTCCTCTAATTGAACAACATCTCCCTTTTGCTCCACCATTTCGTTTACCCGGATTTGGAAATCTGAAAGCACATTCATATAATTGATGAAGGCTTCATAGGGTGATGGATATGGATTAAAATATTCATGAACATCGCTATCAGCAAACCATTTGGTACACATATAATAAAAATGATCTGAGGCTTGTAGTTTCAACCAATCGGTTTGTAATTTTGGGTCTGTGGCCCCTTTCATTTTATCTGCCAGAGCATAAAGTTTATCGAAAGCTTCATCTTGCATTTCATTACCTAACCAAGCTGTAACATCACGCTCTTCATCTGCCCAAGAAATAGGGTAAGGCACGTGCAACTCAGATACGACTTTTGCTTCTTTTGCAATTTCCGAAGGTGTTTTAAAATCAAATTCACCATCCTCAATAATCTTAGTTGGTAAGATTCTCATAAACTCAAATATTCCACTCTCAGCCCATTGATGCTCACCAAAAGTTTCATAATCCATAAATAGATTGACCACTTGCTCGTCCTTCTCTACTTGCTTCAACCAATGCAAATATTTATCAGTAGTTAATGGCCATTCAGACCATGATTGAGAAGAGAAACGGAAAGCTACATCATCACTCAAACGAAAGTTCTTTAATAATAACTTCAAGTTTTTATGCTCTGGGTGATGGTAAAGATAATTTGGGCTTTTCCAACCTAAAACATGTTTAGCTCCTTCTGTTAACATAGTCTCGAAGCCAAGTTCAGCTACTTTAGTTCCAACCTCGTCAGAATAAATAAGCTCCGTATTTCGAAAAGTCACAGGCTCTATTCCAAATAACTCTTTAATCTTGCTTTTATGCATTTCAACCTGACGCTTGAATTCAACATCATTTTTCAAAGATACTAATGAATGGGCATAGGTTTCCGCCAAAAACTCGACCTGACCAGTAGCTGCTAATTTCTTAAAACTCTCTAATACTTCTGGAGTATATTGCTCAAACTGATCTAAAGCTAATCCTGAAATCGAAAAACTAACTTTAAAGTCTTCGCCGTGTTTCCCGATTAAATCGAGCAACAAATTATTCATGGGTAAATAACTCTTTTGAGCTACTCTTTCTACAATAGATTTATTTAGGTATTCATCATCATAATAATGGTCGTTTCCCATGTTAAAAAAACGATAATCCTTTATGCGATAAGGCTGATGTACCTGAAAATAAAAACAAATGGAGCGCATATATATTTTTTTTAAGATTTCTAATTTGATATTACCTTTTGGTATAATTCTTTGATTTTTTCTGCAGCATGTTCCCACTTCAGATTCTCTACTTCTTCTTTTCCTTCTACTTTAAACATATTGGATAAAGACTCGTAGTGTAATAATCCATAGATAGCATCTGCCATTCCATCCACATCCCAAAAATCAACTTTCAAGGCATGCTTTAGAACTTCTGCTACACCAGATTGTTTACTTATCACAACTGGAACATTACTTCTCATGGCTTCTAGTGGAACCAAACCAAAGGGTTCCGATACTGAAGGCATTACGAAAACATCACTTAACAAAAACATTTTGTCTACATCCTCCCCTTTTAGGAAGCCTGTAAAATGAAAACGATCTGCAATTTTCAATTGCGCTACCCGACGAATCAATTGATTCATCATATCGCCATTTCCTGCCATTACAAAACGGACATTATTATCTTTCTCCAAGATTTTTTTAGCCGCTTCCACAAAATACTCTGGCCCTTTTTGGAATGTTAATCTCCCCAAAAAGGTAACGACTTTTTCTTTTACTGCTTTTTTCACTTTTAAATCAGCTTGTTCAACTGGTTCAATAGCATTATGCACAGTGATAACTTTTGCAGGATCTATACCATATTTATTTATCACAGTCTTTCTAGTAAGGTTACTCACAGGAATAACCAAATCTGCTTTTTCCATTCCCATTTTCTCCAAATCGAAAACATTGGAATTCACACGTCCTTCACCACTTCTATCATACTCTGTGGCATGCATATGAACTACTAGAGGCTTTCCTGTTAATTCTTTGGCTGCAACACCAGCGGAATAGGTCAACCAATCGTGTGCATGGATAACGTCAAAATCGAATTGTTTGGCAATGCTGGCTCCAACTAAAGCATATCGAGCTACCTCTTCCATTAGGTTTGAACCATATTTACCCGAGAAGTCATATTTTTCGCCTAATACTAAATGTTCTTTCTCTTTAAGAAGTTTTCCTTCCTCTTGATGAAGATTTTCAAACTCTAAAGGGTCAATATAAGGCATAATACTGCTTCCTACTTCTAGATAAGTCATTCTATGATAAAACTCTTGAATTTCTTTGCTCTTATAATTTACTGGAATTTCGCTGGCATTTACAATTCTAGCAGCCCTCTGATCCTCATCGCCATAAGCTTTGGGAACCACGAAAATGATATCCACATTATGTTTTACTAATCCTTTAGTAAGACCATAAGATGCAGTACCTAATCCGCCAGTGATATGAGGAGGAAACTCCCAACCAAACATCAATACTTTCATTCGTTTTGCGTTTTTTATTAATCTTTTTCTGTTTTCTCTATCAACCAAATGATTCTTCTCATCTCGGCCACACTCCAAGCTTGTGAAATAGCTCCTTTACCATGGTGAGGAGGGTCTCCATTATACAGCTCAGAGATAGTACCTAAACCATGAAGTTTCATTTCCTCCTCGAAGCCTTTCACTAAGTTCTTAATCTCTGCCAATCCTGATTTACCATGAAGTTTCAAATAAGCTTCGGCATAAGCTCCTAAAAGCCATGGCCATGCTGTACCTTGATGATAAGCAGAATCTCTCGCTTCAATATTACCCTCATACACCGATTTATAATAGGCATTTTTAGGTGATAGAGTTCTAATTCCTCTTGGGGTTAATAATTCTTTTCTTACTATATCTAGAATTTTTTTCTTTTGCTCGTTATTAAGTGGAGAATAGGGTAAAGATGCAGCAAATAACATATTGGGTCTAACATCCCAATTACAATGGTCTTTGGCAACATAATCACAAATTAATGCTTTTTCTGGATGTGTAAATTTCTCTAAAAAAGCCGAATCTATAGTTCTTTGAACGGGGTTCCATCCTATCACAAATTGAACGTCCTTGTTTTTCGTGGCTAAATTCATAACGAAAGCTACAGCATTATACCAAAGTGCATTTACCTCTACAGCGAATCCAGGCCGCTGTGTTACTGGTTTTCCATGAAGTACAGCATCCATCCAAGTTAATGGAGTATTCTCTTTTTCAGCATAAACCAAACCTTTCTCATCTACATATAGACCTAATTCTTCAATGCCATTACGATAGCGGTTTAGGATATCTTTCATCAATTTACCATGCTTCTTCCAAACCCATTCTTCGTCACCAGTAAATTCAATATACTGTTGCAAGGATCGGAAAAACCATAGTGAAGTATCTGATGACAAAAAGTTTTTATCCTTTCCTGTTCCCTTATTGGGAAACAGGTTATCTTCCATTTCTTTAATTAGAGTATCGAGGACCGATTTGTATAGCGCAACATCACCTTGTATAAGTGTAATACCAGCCAAACTAATTAAAGTATCCCTTCCCCATCTACCAAACCAAGGTAATCCAGATGCTAATTCTGTATTCCTACCTTTTTTAATCACAAACTGCTGTGCAGCATTGGCTAAGTTATGCTCAAAACTATCTCTGGGAATCCTTTTAGAAATCTCATTATTAAAACTTCTTAGGAAGGTACCAGGGTTACCTTCTTCAATAGCAGCTTGAAAAATAACAGACTCACCTTTCTTAATAGTGAATTCAAAATGACCTGAAACCAGCAAATCTTCATTCGCTTCATATCCTCGGCTAGCTTCTTTCATATACTCTATGTCTTTATGCCAAACAGGATCATGCTTATATTTCACCTTTTTACTAAACTGCATATAAAGTGGAGTGAAACCAGGATAAAGATTCATCATTACACCATTCTTGGCTGGATTGCAATCGGTATTTGCATGAGAATTCTCTTTGGTTAACTCATGTATACTTCTGAAAGCTAAAAATGGACGAACTTTTAAAGTAGTTGGAGAATGGGCATCTTCCAAAGTATATCTGATAAAGATACGTGCCAATGATTCACTGAAGATTCTTTCCACTGATAATAAAACTCCGCCAACTCTGTAAGTTAGTTTTGGAATAGGATCAGATTGAAAACTTCTAATATACTTATGGCCTTTAGGTGAATATCCACCTCCTTTATATTTGTGGATTCCTAAATTGAATTCAGCATCTCGTTGCATCACAGTTACATCAGCATTTGCCAACAAAACATGATTTATTCCGCCAAAATTTTCTTGAGGAACCACTAATAATCCATGGTATTTTCTAGTATTACAGCCTATAATAGTAGAACTAGCATATGAACCTCCTCTATTGGTTCTCATCAACTCTAACTTTAAGGCATACTCTAAATTGGTCAATTGACCTTTATCTATTTCTATATAACTCATATGTATTTAATGAAGTTATTATTTGGTTCTAAAATCATTTACATGTTCATTTATCACAATACGTATTGGACTTATTTATCCTCAGTAAATAACGCAACAAAGATATTCCAATTTCTATCAATGAACAAGGAAAATTAAGAGGTCTTAACAATTCTTTAATTTGCAAATAACGACATATGCATACCACTGAATATCAAAATCTTAAAACAGGAACGAAAACATAATATTACTATTTCACATTCACAATCTAATCATATCTTATGAACATCATTATAAAATATGAAAAATGAGGATTCGAAATGCGTAAATACATTTTCAAAACAAAATATTTAGAGATATGGATTATCATGAATCTCAACATTGAATGCATTTTTTACATTCCAAAACAAACCATCTACATAAGCCCAAAACATTTTAAGGTTACCCCTTAAAAGAAATGATATTGCATTCTTTCCAATAGCCACAAAAATTTGATAAATCATACTAATGACAAAATCTTTTCCATGAATATTTCTTCTCATATAAACCAACCTATTTCTAGTGAGGTAATATACTTTTAACACACTTATCTTACCGGTAGTTACAGACTCTTTATGAAATACTTTAGAATTATGAACATAGCCAATTTTATAACCATGATTTCGAATACGATTACACCAATCTGCTTCCTCATAATACAAGAAAAATTCATAACTCATCATCCCCACATGCTTCACTACTTCCATGGGTACCATCATAGCAGCTCCATGAGCATAAGCCGTTTCATAATCTTCATCGTATTGCCCATTGTCTATTTCACCTTTTCCAATGGTTTTATTTCTTACAGTCTTGGTATCAATATTTGTAAAACCGGCATATTGAATGGTATTGATGGTATGATAGTACATGATTTTAGGGCTAATAGCTCCATAATCTGGATTTTTTTGGAACTTCAACACTAAAGGCTCTAAAAAATCTTCAGGAACGATTACGTCATTATTCAATAATAAAATATAATCACCTCGAGCTCTCATGATACCCAAATTATTACCCCCAGCAAAACCATAATTGATGACACTTTCAATCAGAATAACTGAAGGATATTTCTCCTTAATAAGCTGAGGATTATCATTTGGGGAGGCGTTATCTACTACAATAATCTCAATGTTTGAATAGCTGATTTTAGAAATTGATTCCAGCAACTCTAATGTAGTTTCAGAATGATTATAATTCACTGTAATAATTGAAACCAAGGGGTAATAATCTAATTTTGTCATTGTTGTGTCTTAATCCTTGCACAAATTTAATTTTTTTTATTATCTTTATAATAGAAATTAATTATTAAAACAACAGCCATGTTTGAAACCTATCTTTATGGAACTTTTAAATCCAATAATGAAATCACAAACGAACTCAACATTCAAATAGAAAGTGGAAATATTAAAAACCTTGCTTTTTCAAATTTCGAATATATTAATACATCCGACTCCGCTTTGGTGTTTAATGGTATTATTTATAATAGAAAAGAATTATTAGATTTTACTGGTTTAAAGCAAGCCACAGACCCCGAAATCCTTTTAGATATTTTCCGAAAGGAATCCTACCAAGGATTTAAAAGGATAAATGGTAAGTTTTTAATCCTTGTTCAAAGGGATAATGAATTAATTGTGGCTCGAGATAGATACGGCCAAGGACCTATGTTTTTCTATAATAATGAGGTTTTTACCAATCAATTTTGGCAGTTAAAAAATTTTAAGGGTTTCGAATACCAACCTAATACAGATGCCTTAGGAAACTACCTCATGTATAGCTATATTCCCTCCCCTCTTACTTCTACAGTTGGGGTAAGCAAACTACATGGCGGTGATGTTTTAATAAAAACTCAAAATGGAATAAAAACCGAAAACTTGTTTACATTTGAAGAGTTCACCGAGGAGAGGATGCAAATTGATGAACATGAGGCCTTAGAAGAATATGACAGACTATTCAAACAATCTATAAAAAGAAGAATTGGCGATCACGAAACTGTGGGAGCATTATTATCTGGTGGGTACGATTCAGGCGGAAATATATGTACTATTCCTGATGTCTTTAAAGGCCCTATAAAATCGTATAGTATTGGTTTTAAAGACAACCCCTTTTCAGAGCTACCATATGCCAGAATGATGGCGGAAGAAAATGGAGCCCAACATAACGAATACCTTATGGATGGCAGTGAAATTGAAGACCTCCCCTTTTTAGTTAGAAACTTGGGAGATCCGTTCTCGGAGTCGGGTTGGATGCTCAATAATTCAGCCATGAAATTAGTTCATGATAAAAACCTGCCTGTAGTTTTAGGTGGTGATGGTAGCGACCAGTTATTTACTGCTGCACTAAGAGAGATTGCTTATAGGTATAAATTTAAGAAGAAAATGTTAGCTCCTGCGCAAAAAATATTTGGGGCAATGGCCGAAAACAGCATGTTCGAAAACGACAACCTCCTCTTTAAAGCCCGTTTCCATAATGATAAAATTTTAAACATCCTAGCTCCTGACCATTTTGGATTTAGAAAATATCAGGTGAAGGAATTAATGGGAACTCATTTTAATCCTCATCCAGCCTTAGATGCTATTCCAAAAAGTTTTAAAAATTTCGATGAATTATTCAATACCAGAAATTTCTTTGTAGATATTAAACAAAACTCTACTGAAGTCATCTTATTTAAAGCCAGTAGAATCTCTCAATTATATGGAGTAAATCTTGCTTTCACCTATATTGACGAAGACATTGTAAAATTTGTAAAAG from Lentimicrobium sp. L6 includes the following:
- a CDS encoding glycosyltransferase family 4 protein, with product MKVLMFGWEFPPHITGGLGTASYGLTKGLVKHNVDIIFVVPKAYGDEDQRAARIVNASEIPVNYKSKEIQEFYHRMTYLEVGSSIMPYIDPLEFENLHQEEGKLLKEKEHLVLGEKYDFSGKYGSNLMEEVARYALVGASIAKQFDFDVIHAHDWLTYSAGVAAKELTGKPLVVHMHATEYDRSGEGRVNSNVFDLEKMGMEKADLVIPVSNLTRKTVINKYGIDPAKVITVHNAIEPVEQADLKVKKAVKEKVVTFLGRLTFQKGPEYFVEAAKKILEKDNNVRFVMAGNGDMMNQLIRRVAQLKIADRFHFTGFLKGEDVDKMFLLSDVFVMPSVSEPFGLVPLEAMRSNVPVVISKQSGVAEVLKHALKVDFWDVDGMADAIYGLLHYESLSNMFKVEGKEEVENLKWEHAAEKIKELYQKVISN
- a CDS encoding glycosyltransferase family 2 protein, with the translated sequence MTKLDYYPLVSIITVNYNHSETTLELLESISKISYSNIEIIVVDNASPNDNPQLIKEKYPSVILIESVINYGFAGGNNLGIMRARGDYILLLNNDVIVPEDFLEPLVLKFQKNPDYGAISPKIMYYHTINTIQYAGFTNIDTKTVRNKTIGKGEIDNGQYDEDYETAYAHGAAMMVPMEVVKHVGMMSYEFFLYYEEADWCNRIRNHGYKIGYVHNSKVFHKESVTTGKISVLKVYYLTRNRLVYMRRNIHGKDFVISMIYQIFVAIGKNAISFLLRGNLKMFWAYVDGLFWNVKNAFNVEIHDNPYL
- a CDS encoding asparagine synthetase B, which codes for MFETYLYGTFKSNNEITNELNIQIESGNIKNLAFSNFEYINTSDSALVFNGIIYNRKELLDFTGLKQATDPEILLDIFRKESYQGFKRINGKFLILVQRDNELIVARDRYGQGPMFFYNNEVFTNQFWQLKNFKGFEYQPNTDALGNYLMYSYIPSPLTSTVGVSKLHGGDVLIKTQNGIKTENLFTFEEFTEERMQIDEHEALEEYDRLFKQSIKRRIGDHETVGALLSGGYDSGGNICTIPDVFKGPIKSYSIGFKDNPFSELPYARMMAEENGAQHNEYLMDGSEIEDLPFLVRNLGDPFSESGWMLNNSAMKLVHDKNLPVVLGGDGSDQLFTAALREIAYRYKFKKKMLAPAQKIFGAMAENSMFENDNLLFKARFHNDKILNILAPDHFGFRKYQVKELMGTHFNPHPALDAIPKSFKNFDELFNTRNFFVDIKQNSTEVILFKASRISQLYGVNLAFTYIDEDIVKFVKALPRQLKAKGNVDDLAAGKGISKYLLKALIKPKLPEAVTSRKKQGGFSPLQIFFSDDLKRRKMYEFVLRSDISKTYLNKKHLQKFLEAYDKSLKGEYWFWYKQTMANRLINLLVLSIWWEVFMNNNYKEKLSDYTG
- a CDS encoding amylo-alpha-1,6-glucosidase translates to MSYIEIDKGQLTNLEYALKLELMRTNRGGSYASSTIIGCNTRKYHGLLVVPQENFGGINHVLLANADVTVMQRDAEFNLGIHKYKGGGYSPKGHKYIRSFQSDPIPKLTYRVGGVLLSVERIFSESLARIFIRYTLEDAHSPTTLKVRPFLAFRSIHELTKENSHANTDCNPAKNGVMMNLYPGFTPLYMQFSKKVKYKHDPVWHKDIEYMKEASRGYEANEDLLVSGHFEFTIKKGESVIFQAAIEEGNPGTFLRSFNNEISKRIPRDSFEHNLANAAQQFVIKKGRNTELASGLPWFGRWGRDTLISLAGITLIQGDVALYKSVLDTLIKEMEDNLFPNKGTGKDKNFLSSDTSLWFFRSLQQYIEFTGDEEWVWKKHGKLMKDILNRYRNGIEELGLYVDEKGLVYAEKENTPLTWMDAVLHGKPVTQRPGFAVEVNALWYNAVAFVMNLATKNKDVQFVIGWNPVQRTIDSAFLEKFTHPEKALICDYVAKDHCNWDVRPNMLFAASLPYSPLNNEQKKKILDIVRKELLTPRGIRTLSPKNAYYKSVYEGNIEARDSAYHQGTAWPWLLGAYAEAYLKLHGKSGLAEIKNLVKGFEEEMKLHGLGTISELYNGDPPHHGKGAISQAWSVAEMRRIIWLIEKTEKD
- a CDS encoding glycoside hydrolase family 57 protein is translated as MRSICFYFQVHQPYRIKDYRFFNMGNDHYYDDEYLNKSIVERVAQKSYLPMNNLLLDLIGKHGEDFKVSFSISGLALDQFEQYTPEVLESFKKLAATGQVEFLAETYAHSLVSLKNDVEFKRQVEMHKSKIKELFGIEPVTFRNTELIYSDEVGTKVAELGFETMLTEGAKHVLGWKSPNYLYHHPEHKNLKLLLKNFRLSDDVAFRFSSQSWSEWPLTTDKYLHWLKQVEKDEQVVNLFMDYETFGEHQWAESGIFEFMRILPTKIIEDGEFDFKTPSEIAKEAKVVSELHVPYPISWADEERDVTAWLGNEMQDEAFDKLYALADKMKGATDPKLQTDWLKLQASDHFYYMCTKWFADSDVHEYFNPYPSPYEAFINYMNVLSDFQIRVNEMVEQKGDVVQLEEGKLSIDFSELQKMTAAQLKKFLAEIDVEDLAKVRAIVSNDLNEKIEKYLGKRKQKALADLEDVKSFSKDQLDKTKKLIQRFL